Proteins found in one Candidatus Cybelea sp. genomic segment:
- a CDS encoding methionine gamma-lyase family protein, translating to MIAQMCERFAIGGRVRDAALAAYERCEALEYPAQRATQLSVLEAFLAEGIAESDLAGTTGYGYDDAARERYEALLARVLGAQRALARLSIVSGTHAIVAALAACTPPSRTLLSISGAPYDTLRNAICAAPYSLASQGVEYAELPLAADGGIDLDAVARALESATVAGVFIQRSRGYAPRRALSVAECEHAYRLVKEKAPEAVVLVDNCYGELVEEREPLPAGADLIMGSLIKNLGGSIAPAGAYVAGRRELVERVAARLYAPGLGAALGPTLGLGRAFFQGLFLAPSVVEASLRGLDFFAALFEALGYRVDPVCGAKRTDIVQAIGLGNAQRLGRFAAGLQNALPVNARFRPEPGAVPGYTDPVLMSSGAFVGGATIELSCDAPLRAPYEVYVQGGVSLAHAYLGALFAARALEA from the coding sequence ATGATCGCCCAAATGTGCGAGCGTTTCGCTATCGGCGGCCGCGTGCGCGATGCCGCGCTTGCGGCATACGAGCGATGCGAGGCGCTCGAGTATCCGGCGCAGCGCGCGACCCAACTCAGCGTGTTGGAGGCCTTTCTCGCAGAGGGGATCGCCGAGAGTGACCTCGCCGGGACGACCGGATATGGCTACGACGACGCGGCCCGAGAGCGGTACGAAGCACTGCTCGCGCGCGTGCTCGGCGCGCAGCGCGCGCTCGCGCGGCTTTCGATTGTCAGCGGCACGCATGCGATCGTAGCCGCGCTCGCGGCCTGTACGCCGCCGTCGCGAACGCTGCTCTCGATCTCCGGCGCTCCGTACGACACGCTGCGCAACGCGATCTGCGCCGCGCCCTATTCGCTCGCCTCCCAAGGCGTGGAGTACGCGGAGCTCCCGCTTGCGGCCGATGGGGGAATCGATCTCGATGCGGTCGCGCGCGCGCTCGAGAGCGCAACGGTTGCCGGCGTCTTCATCCAACGCTCCCGCGGTTATGCGCCGCGGCGCGCGCTGAGCGTCGCCGAGTGCGAGCACGCGTACCGTCTGGTCAAAGAGAAGGCGCCCGAGGCAGTCGTGCTGGTCGACAACTGCTACGGCGAGCTGGTCGAAGAACGCGAGCCGCTGCCGGCCGGCGCCGATCTGATCATGGGCTCGCTGATCAAAAATCTCGGCGGGTCGATCGCACCCGCCGGAGCTTACGTTGCGGGACGGCGCGAGCTGGTCGAGCGCGTGGCCGCACGGTTGTACGCACCCGGGCTGGGCGCCGCGCTCGGGCCGACGCTCGGGCTCGGCCGCGCTTTTTTTCAAGGACTCTTCCTCGCACCGTCGGTCGTCGAAGCCTCGCTGCGTGGCCTCGATTTTTTCGCTGCGCTCTTCGAGGCGCTCGGTTATCGCGTCGATCCGGTCTGCGGCGCGAAGCGCACCGATATCGTGCAGGCGATCGGTTTGGGGAACGCGCAGCGTTTAGGCCGCTTCGCGGCGGGGCTGCAGAACGCACTGCCCGTCAACGCGCGATTCCGGCCGGAACCCGGAGCCGTGCCCGGTTATACCGACCCCGTTCTGATGTCGTCGGGCGCGTTCGTCGGCGGCGCGACGATCGAACTCTCGTGCGACGCGCCCCTGCGTGCGCCGTACGAAGTCTACGTGCAGGGCGGCGTGAGCCTCGCGCATGCGTATCTCGGTGCGCTCTTCGCAGCGCGCGCGCTGGAGGCCTGA
- the sucD gene encoding succinate--CoA ligase subunit alpha, with protein sequence MSIFLDKNSRVIVQGITGAEGSYHTDRMVKYGTNLVGGVTPGKGGRRTPHGLPVFDTVKEAVDATGATHSCIFVPPPFAGDALYEAYDAGIRLAVCITEGVPVHDTLKVVGATAGMRIIGPNCPGLVSPGKALVGIMPGHVFKEGSVGVMSRSGTLTYEVVDLLTRAGFGQSTCVGVGGDPIIGTTFVECLREFKNDPQTQALVLCGEIGGSDEEDAAAFIAEHLPEMPVVAFVGGRNAPPGKSLGHAGAIISGNFGTPQSKIAAFLAAGVPVAERPSDIPGLLAERLAVNA encoded by the coding sequence ATGTCGATCTTTTTAGATAAGAACAGCCGCGTTATCGTACAAGGCATTACCGGCGCCGAAGGCTCGTATCACACCGATCGCATGGTGAAGTACGGAACGAACCTCGTCGGCGGCGTCACGCCGGGGAAGGGCGGCCGCCGAACGCCGCACGGACTGCCGGTTTTCGACACCGTAAAAGAGGCCGTCGACGCGACCGGCGCGACCCACTCGTGCATCTTCGTTCCGCCGCCGTTTGCGGGCGACGCGCTCTACGAGGCGTACGATGCCGGAATAAGACTTGCCGTCTGCATCACCGAGGGCGTGCCCGTGCACGATACGTTGAAGGTCGTCGGCGCGACCGCGGGCATGCGGATCATCGGGCCGAACTGCCCGGGCCTCGTATCGCCCGGGAAAGCCCTGGTCGGCATCATGCCGGGGCACGTCTTTAAGGAAGGCAGCGTCGGCGTCATGTCCCGCTCGGGGACTCTGACCTACGAAGTGGTCGACCTGCTGACGCGCGCCGGGTTCGGGCAATCGACCTGCGTGGGAGTCGGCGGCGATCCGATCATCGGCACGACCTTCGTCGAGTGCCTGCGTGAGTTCAAGAACGATCCGCAGACGCAAGCCCTGGTGCTCTGCGGCGAGATCGGGGGCTCGGACGAAGAAGACGCCGCGGCCTTCATTGCCGAGCACCTCCCCGAGATGCCGGTCGTCGCCTTCGTCGGCGGCCGCAACGCTCCGCCGGGAAAATCGCTCGGACACGCCGGCGCGATCATCTCGGGGAACTTCGGCACCCCCCAGAGCAAGATCGCCGCCTTCCTCGCCGCCGGCGTCCCGGTTGCCGAGCGCCCCTCCGATATACCCGGCTTGCTGGCCGAGCGGCTCGCCGTTAACGCGTAG
- a CDS encoding TonB-dependent receptor: MGLLVAFLSQGTWALAGVTGNISGVVKDPSGNPLAGVRVQAVAPSETRAATTDSGGHFTILSLTPDTYTINLSKATYQPTSIPGIVVFADQTQQVSYTLSKALITIGRVTAQSGSSLVKSGVGSDLYSVNAAQASAAAALGGGGNLNNAYSAMGSIPGVQVSAGGMGWDFNAAYVRGQNSYYTAYEYDGIPVNRAFDNYNSSTESSLGLSELQVYTGGGPSSVASAGTAGFINQVIKTGTFPGFATANLGIGTPTYYHQAQVEIGGSTPDRTFSYYVGLSGYNQDYRVLDNNNGAGYMTPGGEFAGATLGAGIGYWPTTPNAQGVKPSCPIGGPPSNQVGGAGCWSYYSGLSASPQQITDREDVINLHMGIPKANGLRDDVQFLWSGSALNNYFYQSPNDIGTSYQQYSWALAAEPYGAPVCGNNVVVPWANVTAYSCQQQPGHYYQPYGDNVAYNLPFGTRIANSATSFKAPGLYFAPGTPSHAFQGPIPLFDNSINVVSNDSGIVKLQYTYALSQSAYLRAYAYSFYSDWLQEAPIFGATEEEVPSVPTAEYQLFTHTAGGALDFQDQLNSENLLTADGNYTTASVIRTNNSSAFANCLSGSGCSPIGYMQGNKCYNPVPTTGGKPQSVPCIVSTYYDTNINSGAGGTVHPTWISNAINGPTGFGGPKGAGWDTLWNGNQTATYNTVSPRFTNFSLGDQFRPNDKFLLNASVRYDNFTYDLGDTNNAANSFFAAQTANYTCVQASTNQVLTAALPPGVPPPAAAEYVNGDCNKAATVLNPTGPHTGWVHPNGKVQDGVQAPNFSATSPSSYSLDYWQPRFSATYTMSPDTVLRASAGRYTQPPITASVQYSNTSGDSRSLWNNMMNLGFYSPFHPIPGISSAQYDLSLEQHLRGTDMSFKITPFYTWVNQWQQQTFIGAGFVTQVPVGVNRDYGAEFQFNKGDFSRNGLSGVFSFTYTNSKVQFQNESLSTGGVIGNEISPLNQAITAYNQLTKSGGGAKCYQIKTLGGGGVPVSCNAKPVVCATTSTSGGPVYCDVIANPYYNKPAQGLLDPNGWYNPFTTAIAPNLFAGDTSYISPITSSLILNWRHDKLAITPSFVFQTGGYYGSPLDVAGQDPRSCQLNSVGSGITKLSPKTNPLQCNYLTSTSPGTGQFSYLYIPNPQSGIFSMDSYQNPSVIVGNLQVSYDISPRIKLTLLGSDLFHTCFGGTSEPWTSYYQPGAAVCGYAAAGGPLNSTIYPSNFYNGTSMFDFAANNKVHPLYTQSYSPSGLSNGAIGGGPPPINLYVNAQVRI, from the coding sequence GTGGGACTACTCGTAGCGTTCCTCAGCCAGGGAACATGGGCACTGGCAGGCGTTACCGGTAACATCTCGGGTGTGGTCAAGGATCCGAGCGGCAATCCACTTGCCGGTGTGCGAGTACAAGCTGTCGCTCCCTCTGAGACTCGAGCCGCAACGACGGATTCGGGCGGTCACTTTACGATTTTATCGCTGACCCCCGATACGTATACGATCAACCTTAGCAAAGCAACGTATCAACCCACTTCAATACCTGGCATCGTGGTCTTCGCGGACCAGACGCAGCAGGTTTCATATACTTTGAGCAAGGCGCTCATCACCATCGGTCGCGTCACCGCGCAATCGGGGAGCTCGCTCGTGAAATCGGGCGTCGGCTCCGACTTGTACAGCGTTAACGCTGCCCAAGCCTCAGCCGCGGCCGCCCTTGGCGGCGGCGGTAACCTGAACAACGCCTACTCGGCGATGGGTTCGATCCCCGGCGTCCAGGTCTCGGCCGGCGGTATGGGTTGGGATTTCAACGCCGCGTACGTCCGCGGCCAGAACTCCTACTATACCGCCTACGAGTACGACGGTATTCCGGTCAACCGCGCCTTCGACAACTACAACTCCTCGACCGAGTCTTCACTCGGCCTCTCGGAGCTGCAGGTATATACGGGCGGCGGCCCGTCATCGGTCGCTTCGGCCGGCACCGCCGGGTTCATCAACCAAGTCATCAAGACCGGCACCTTCCCGGGCTTCGCAACCGCGAACCTCGGCATCGGTACGCCGACATACTACCACCAAGCCCAGGTCGAGATCGGCGGCTCCACGCCCGATCGGACCTTCAGCTACTACGTCGGCCTGAGCGGCTACAATCAAGACTACCGCGTCCTCGACAACAATAACGGCGCCGGCTACATGACGCCGGGCGGTGAGTTTGCAGGCGCCACGCTTGGCGCAGGCATCGGTTACTGGCCGACGACTCCAAACGCGCAGGGCGTCAAGCCCTCGTGCCCGATCGGCGGCCCGCCTAGCAACCAGGTCGGCGGCGCCGGATGCTGGTCGTACTATAGCGGCCTCTCGGCCTCCCCGCAGCAGATCACCGATCGCGAGGACGTGATCAACCTGCACATGGGCATCCCGAAAGCCAACGGGCTGCGCGACGACGTGCAGTTCCTGTGGAGCGGCTCGGCGCTCAACAACTACTTCTACCAATCGCCAAACGACATCGGCACCAGTTACCAACAGTACTCTTGGGCTTTGGCCGCCGAACCTTACGGCGCGCCGGTCTGCGGCAACAACGTCGTTGTGCCGTGGGCAAACGTTACGGCCTATTCGTGCCAGCAACAGCCGGGCCATTACTACCAACCGTACGGCGATAATGTCGCGTACAACTTGCCGTTCGGCACCCGGATCGCGAACAGCGCTACGAGCTTCAAGGCTCCGGGGCTTTATTTCGCGCCGGGCACGCCTTCGCACGCGTTCCAAGGCCCGATCCCGCTGTTCGATAACAGCATCAACGTTGTCTCGAACGATTCGGGCATCGTGAAGCTGCAATACACCTACGCGCTCAGCCAATCGGCCTATCTGCGGGCGTACGCCTACAGCTTCTACTCCGACTGGCTGCAAGAGGCGCCGATCTTCGGTGCGACCGAAGAAGAAGTTCCCTCTGTTCCGACCGCGGAATATCAGCTATTCACGCATACGGCCGGCGGCGCGCTGGACTTCCAAGACCAGCTCAATTCCGAAAACCTGCTCACGGCCGACGGCAACTATACGACCGCTTCGGTCATTCGCACCAACAACAGCTCGGCGTTCGCGAACTGCTTGAGCGGCAGTGGCTGCTCGCCGATCGGTTACATGCAAGGCAACAAATGCTATAATCCGGTCCCGACCACCGGCGGCAAGCCCCAGTCGGTACCTTGCATCGTCAGCACCTACTACGATACCAATATCAACAGCGGCGCCGGAGGCACCGTTCACCCAACCTGGATCAGCAACGCCATCAACGGACCGACCGGATTCGGCGGCCCGAAGGGCGCCGGCTGGGACACGCTGTGGAACGGAAACCAGACCGCTACTTACAACACGGTCAGCCCGCGGTTCACGAACTTTTCGCTCGGCGATCAGTTCCGCCCCAACGACAAGTTCTTGCTCAACGCCTCGGTTCGGTACGATAACTTCACGTACGACCTGGGCGATACAAACAACGCTGCCAACTCCTTCTTTGCCGCACAGACAGCCAACTACACCTGCGTGCAAGCATCAACGAACCAGGTACTGACGGCGGCGCTTCCTCCGGGCGTTCCCCCGCCCGCCGCCGCGGAGTACGTCAACGGCGACTGCAATAAGGCGGCGACAGTCTTGAATCCCACTGGCCCGCACACCGGCTGGGTCCATCCCAACGGCAAGGTCCAGGACGGCGTCCAGGCGCCGAACTTCTCGGCGACCTCGCCGAGCTCGTACTCGCTCGACTACTGGCAGCCGCGTTTCTCGGCGACGTACACGATGTCGCCTGACACGGTGCTGCGCGCCTCGGCCGGCCGCTACACGCAGCCCCCGATCACCGCGTCCGTCCAGTACTCGAACACTTCGGGCGACAGCCGGTCGCTTTGGAACAACATGATGAACCTCGGGTTCTACTCGCCGTTCCACCCGATTCCGGGCATCTCGTCGGCGCAGTACGACCTCTCGCTGGAACAGCATCTCCGCGGAACGGACATGAGCTTCAAGATCACGCCGTTCTATACGTGGGTCAACCAGTGGCAGCAGCAGACGTTCATCGGAGCCGGCTTCGTAACGCAGGTTCCGGTCGGCGTTAATCGCGACTACGGCGCGGAGTTCCAGTTCAACAAGGGTGACTTCAGCCGCAACGGGCTCTCGGGGGTCTTCTCGTTTACGTACACCAACTCGAAGGTGCAGTTCCAGAACGAGTCGCTCTCGACGGGCGGCGTTATCGGCAACGAAATCAGTCCGCTCAATCAGGCGATCACCGCCTACAACCAGCTGACCAAATCCGGCGGCGGCGCGAAGTGCTATCAGATCAAGACGCTCGGCGGTGGCGGCGTTCCGGTGTCGTGCAACGCGAAACCGGTCGTTTGCGCAACTACCAGCACAAGCGGCGGACCGGTGTATTGCGACGTGATCGCCAACCCCTACTACAACAAGCCCGCGCAGGGACTGCTCGATCCGAACGGCTGGTATAACCCGTTCACGACCGCGATCGCGCCGAACCTGTTTGCTGGAGATACCAGCTACATCTCGCCGATCACCTCGTCGCTGATCTTGAACTGGCGGCACGACAAGCTGGCGATCACGCCAAGCTTCGTCTTCCAGACGGGCGGCTACTACGGCAGTCCGCTCGACGTGGCCGGTCAGGACCCGCGCTCCTGCCAGCTGAACTCGGTCGGTTCGGGGATCACCAAGCTCTCCCCCAAAACTAACCCGTTGCAGTGCAACTACCTCACGTCTACCTCGCCCGGCACGGGTCAGTTCAGCTACCTCTACATCCCCAACCCGCAGTCCGGCATCTTCTCGATGGATTCGTATCAGAACCCGTCGGTGATCGTCGGCAACCTGCAGGTCTCCTACGACATCAGCCCTCGGATCAAGCTGACTCTGCTCGGCTCGGATCTGTTCCACACCTGCTTCGGCGGAACGTCGGAGCCGTGGACGTCGTACTATCAGCCGGGCGCGGCGGTGTGCGGTTATGCCGCAGCCGGCGGCCCGCTCAATAGCACGATCTATCCGAGCAACTTCTATAACGGCACGAGCATGTTCGACTTTGCCGCGAACAACAAAGTGCATCCGTTGTACACGCAGAGCTACTCGCCGAGTGGGCTCAGTAACGGTGCGATCGGAGGCGGTCCGCCGCCGATCAACCTCTACGTCAACGCGCAGGTGCGAATCTAA
- the coaBC gene encoding bifunctional phosphopantothenoylcysteine decarboxylase/phosphopantothenate--cysteine ligase CoaBC → MKPFDQARIFLGVAGGIAAYKAAALTSALVQRGASVDVVMTAEAERFVAPLTFASLTARPVYTSLWDLPERIPHIRLVREAAVALVAPATANLIAKLAAGIADDVLTAALLAARIPRIVAPAMNEAMYEDAATQANLSALRARGYEVVDPERGFLAEREQGLGRLASEEQLLEALERALRRRQSLQGKRVAITAGPTREAFDPVRFVSNASTGSTGIELAREAALRGARVTLLLGPTLLEAPAGVEVVRVTTARELYDAALAHAAGADLVIASAAVADWRPAESSDSKLKKGSAELVVAFEANPDVLAALGEAKGGSFLVGFAAETDDHEANGRAKLRAKHLDAIAVNDVRGERGFGLGPNELVLLWGAAGRKELGRASKATLAARLLDGIEELMQCS, encoded by the coding sequence GTGAAGCCGTTCGATCAAGCGCGGATCTTTCTCGGCGTCGCCGGCGGAATCGCCGCATACAAGGCAGCTGCACTAACCAGCGCGCTCGTTCAGCGCGGCGCCAGCGTCGACGTCGTGATGACCGCCGAAGCGGAGCGTTTCGTGGCTCCCTTGACGTTCGCGTCGCTGACCGCGCGCCCGGTGTACACCTCGCTCTGGGATCTTCCCGAACGCATACCGCACATTCGCTTGGTCCGCGAGGCCGCGGTCGCGCTCGTCGCGCCGGCGACGGCAAATCTGATTGCCAAGCTCGCCGCGGGAATCGCCGACGACGTCCTGACGGCGGCGCTGCTCGCGGCGCGCATTCCTCGCATTGTTGCGCCGGCGATGAACGAGGCGATGTACGAAGATGCCGCGACGCAAGCCAATCTTTCCGCGCTGCGGGCACGCGGCTACGAAGTCGTCGATCCGGAGCGTGGTTTTCTCGCGGAGCGCGAGCAGGGTCTGGGGCGTCTCGCCTCCGAGGAGCAGCTGCTCGAGGCACTCGAACGCGCGCTGCGCCGGCGGCAATCGCTCCAAGGAAAGCGGGTCGCGATTACGGCAGGGCCGACTCGCGAAGCCTTCGATCCCGTGCGCTTCGTCAGCAACGCCTCGACCGGTTCGACCGGCATCGAGCTCGCGCGTGAGGCGGCGCTGCGCGGCGCGCGCGTTACGCTGCTGCTCGGCCCGACGCTTCTCGAAGCGCCGGCGGGCGTCGAGGTCGTGCGGGTGACGACGGCGCGTGAGCTCTACGACGCCGCGCTCGCGCACGCAGCCGGCGCCGACCTCGTGATCGCCAGCGCCGCGGTCGCCGACTGGCGGCCGGCCGAGTCGAGCGATTCGAAGCTCAAAAAAGGCAGCGCCGAGCTGGTCGTCGCCTTCGAGGCGAATCCCGACGTCTTAGCGGCGCTCGGCGAAGCAAAAGGCGGGAGTTTTCTCGTCGGTTTTGCCGCCGAGACCGACGACCACGAAGCAAATGGGCGCGCGAAGCTGCGCGCGAAGCACCTCGACGCGATCGCTGTGAACGACGTGCGCGGCGAACGCGGATTCGGTCTCGGCCCAAACGAGCTCGTGCTGCTGTGGGGTGCGGCGGGGCGCAAGGAGCTCGGGCGCGCTTCGAAAGCGACGCTCGCAGCCCGGCTGCTCGACGGGATCGAGGAGTTGATGCAATGCTCTTGA
- a CDS encoding PTS transporter subunit EIIC codes for MRRLGELAFVVALRDGLPWSFIGLAFAFVGILAAQLASGTGRDEALGLRVAGALLPAFGVMAAALVVILPVRLARATGYAMTPLLLGSIAAFALALPRPFGPSAIEYLRLAGTAGLFIAMLACGIGAAWIWLLRRGVRPPLADWLGSALGVATFAGLYALHVSLPAEIAGAMQPIAHLGDTYVALIAIVLIETLLWTAGVHGPAVLAAIVTPVYLTMQMQNTHAFTVHQPLPYVVVVSLFLFVFPGGAGATLPLAGLFAFSRVPRLRRVGRATIVPALFNLNEPLLFAAPVVFNPHLVLPFVGAPVVLATVTYIAVATGLVSRAAFYVPSSIPTFVSTYLATQDLRAIALAAFNIALATAMYYPFVRAYERHVEGEK; via the coding sequence ATGCGGCGGCTTGGAGAGCTGGCATTCGTCGTTGCGCTGCGCGACGGGCTGCCCTGGAGCTTTATCGGCCTCGCCTTCGCGTTCGTCGGCATCCTTGCTGCGCAGCTCGCCTCCGGAACCGGACGCGACGAAGCGCTCGGTCTGCGCGTCGCCGGCGCGTTGCTTCCGGCGTTCGGCGTTATGGCGGCAGCACTGGTCGTGATTTTGCCGGTCCGCTTGGCGCGCGCGACCGGGTATGCGATGACGCCGCTGCTGCTCGGCAGCATTGCCGCGTTTGCACTCGCCCTGCCGCGGCCGTTCGGACCGAGCGCGATCGAGTACCTGCGCCTGGCGGGCACCGCCGGACTCTTCATCGCCATGCTCGCCTGCGGAATCGGCGCCGCATGGATTTGGCTGCTGCGGCGGGGCGTTCGTCCGCCGCTCGCCGACTGGCTCGGTTCGGCGCTCGGCGTGGCGACCTTCGCCGGACTGTATGCTCTGCACGTTTCGCTGCCGGCGGAGATAGCCGGCGCGATGCAGCCGATCGCGCACCTTGGCGACACGTACGTCGCGCTTATCGCGATCGTTCTGATCGAAACGCTGCTCTGGACGGCCGGCGTTCACGGGCCGGCCGTGCTCGCGGCGATCGTCACGCCGGTATATCTGACGATGCAGATGCAGAACACGCACGCCTTTACGGTGCACCAGCCGCTGCCGTACGTGGTCGTCGTCTCGCTCTTTCTCTTCGTCTTTCCCGGCGGCGCGGGGGCGACGCTGCCGCTGGCGGGACTCTTCGCCTTCTCGCGAGTGCCGCGGCTGCGCCGAGTCGGTCGCGCGACGATCGTGCCGGCGCTCTTCAATCTGAACGAGCCGCTGCTCTTTGCCGCTCCCGTAGTCTTTAATCCGCACTTGGTGCTGCCGTTCGTCGGTGCGCCGGTCGTCTTGGCGACCGTCACCTATATTGCGGTCGCCACGGGCTTGGTCTCGCGCGCGGCGTTTTACGTTCCCTCATCGATACCGACGTTCGTCTCGACGTACCTGGCGACGCAGGATCTGCGCGCGATCGCGCTGGCCGCGTTCAACATTGCGCTTGCGACCGCGATGTACTATCCGTTCGTTCGAGCCTACGAGCGGCACGTCGAGGGCGAAAAATGA
- the lexA gene encoding transcriptional repressor LexA — protein sequence MRKDPSEKPATERQRSILAVIRAFTAERGYPPSVREIGERVGLSSSSTIHAHLKALERRGMISRDPTKPRAMRSAGGPPAHDTVVMPILGRVAAGVPITAQEDVEGEFALSAAFVPRSSDAFMLRVQGDSMVEAAILDGDLILVRPQRSAENGEIVVAMLDGEATVKRFYRESGRIRLQPENRAMAPIYASDVEIVGRVEAVVRRL from the coding sequence ATGCGGAAAGACCCTAGCGAGAAGCCGGCGACCGAACGGCAGCGCAGCATTCTCGCCGTAATTCGCGCTTTTACCGCCGAGCGAGGCTACCCGCCCTCGGTTCGCGAGATCGGAGAACGCGTCGGGCTTTCGTCCTCGTCCACCATTCACGCCCACTTAAAAGCCCTCGAGCGCCGCGGGATGATCTCGCGGGATCCGACCAAGCCGCGCGCAATGCGCTCGGCCGGCGGGCCTCCCGCTCACGACACCGTCGTGATGCCGATTCTCGGCCGGGTCGCAGCCGGCGTGCCGATTACCGCACAAGAGGATGTCGAGGGCGAGTTCGCTCTCTCCGCCGCGTTCGTACCCCGCTCCTCGGACGCTTTCATGCTCCGGGTTCAGGGTGACTCGATGGTCGAGGCCGCGATTCTCGATGGCGATCTGATCCTCGTGCGCCCGCAGCGTTCGGCCGAAAATGGCGAGATCGTCGTCGCAATGCTGGACGGCGAGGCAACCGTAAAACGCTTCTACCGCGAATCGGGCCGGATTCGCCTACAGCCGGAGAATCGCGCGATGGCGCCAATCTACGCGAGCGATGTCGAGATCGTCGGTCGCGTCGAAGCCGTGGTCCGCCGCCTCTAA
- a CDS encoding FHA domain-containing protein, with the protein MYVLEVLSGPLDGKTWPFERQIVIGRDDGLAEACLALDRYVSRQHARLEIDSGSIRLTDLRSRNGTRLNGEAVIGDVPLPIGVPFVVGRTMLRVTRS; encoded by the coding sequence ATGTACGTGCTCGAAGTGCTCAGCGGCCCGCTCGACGGCAAGACCTGGCCGTTCGAGCGCCAGATCGTCATCGGGCGTGATGACGGTTTGGCGGAGGCCTGCCTCGCACTCGACCGCTACGTATCTCGGCAACACGCACGGCTGGAGATCGATTCCGGCTCCATTCGACTCACCGACCTGCGAAGCCGCAACGGGACGCGCCTGAACGGCGAGGCCGTCATCGGCGACGTTCCGCTTCCGATCGGCGTCCCGTTCGTCGTCGGGCGGACGATGCTGCGCGTAACCCGGTCCTAG
- the panC gene encoding pantoate--beta-alanine ligase codes for MQSADSVARLRAQLAELPRPIGFVPTMGALHDGHLELVRRARERCRAVVASIFVNPLQFGPNEDLARYPRDLPGDRERLAAAGVDALFSPEPKTMYPDSFATRVDVDSSDASFEGAIRPGHFRGVLTVIAKLLNIVQPDVLFLGQKDAQQAVLTRKMLGDLNFPVELEIVPTVREPDGLAMSSRNRYLDEAQRAAAPTLYAALRAVRAALESGAAKSQALAAGRTALSPLAKLDYLDVVDGTSFEPIEALRPPAFIIGAARLGTTRLIDNVWVGR; via the coding sequence GTGCAAAGTGCCGATTCGGTTGCGCGCTTACGCGCGCAGCTGGCGGAGCTGCCGCGCCCGATCGGCTTCGTTCCGACGATGGGAGCGCTGCACGACGGACATCTCGAACTCGTGCGGCGAGCGCGCGAACGCTGCCGCGCCGTCGTCGCCTCGATCTTCGTCAACCCGCTGCAGTTTGGACCGAACGAAGACCTGGCACGGTATCCGCGCGATCTGCCCGGCGATCGCGAGCGGCTTGCCGCCGCCGGCGTCGACGCGCTCTTTTCGCCGGAGCCCAAGACGATGTACCCCGACTCATTCGCTACCCGCGTCGACGTCGATTCGTCCGACGCTTCTTTCGAAGGTGCAATTCGACCGGGACACTTTCGCGGGGTGCTGACGGTGATCGCCAAGCTGCTCAACATCGTGCAGCCCGACGTGCTCTTTCTCGGGCAGAAGGACGCGCAGCAAGCCGTGCTGACGCGTAAAATGCTCGGCGATCTCAATTTCCCTGTCGAGCTCGAAATCGTCCCGACCGTTCGCGAGCCCGACGGCTTAGCGATGTCCAGCCGCAATCGCTATCTCGACGAAGCGCAGCGCGCGGCGGCGCCGACCCTTTACGCCGCGCTGCGCGCGGTGCGCGCTGCCCTCGAGAGCGGCGCGGCGAAATCTCAGGCGCTGGCGGCCGGACGAACGGCCCTCAGCCCGCTCGCAAAGCTCGACTACCTCGATGTGGTCGACGGTACGTCGTTTGAGCCGATCGAGGCGCTGCGTCCGCCGGCTTTCATCATCGGCGCGGCGCGCCTGGGCACGACGCGGTTGATCGACAACGTGTGGGTTGGCCGGTGA
- a CDS encoding LysM peptidoglycan-binding domain-containing protein yields MGRRKRFTLMPAIAVAALGLMVALPTLSSVRLYAASARHYATVTVRPGDTLWGIAAAHSAPSADLQEVVDRISDVNHLSGTIQPGQHLRIPE; encoded by the coding sequence GTGGGTAGGCGCAAACGATTCACACTTATGCCGGCGATCGCGGTGGCGGCGCTCGGCCTCATGGTCGCCCTTCCGACGCTCTCCAGCGTCCGCCTCTACGCGGCCAGTGCTCGGCACTACGCGACGGTGACGGTCCGGCCCGGCGACACCCTGTGGGGTATCGCGGCCGCCCATTCGGCGCCGAGCGCCGACCTCCAGGAGGTCGTCGATCGGATCAGCGACGTCAATCACTTGAGCGGGACGATCCAGCCCGGCCAGCACCTAAGGATCCCCGAGTAA